Proteins encoded by one window of Fervidobacterium sp.:
- the cas2 gene encoding CRISPR-associated endonuclease Cas2 gives MYIIMAYDVNEKRVSKILKIARKYLNWIQNSLLEGELTVSKFEKLKSEVRKAINEEEDSVLFYVFSQIQQVEKQHLGQNKKIDILI, from the coding sequence GATGTGAATGAAAAGCGTGTATCAAAAATTCTCAAAATAGCAAGGAAGTATCTAAACTGGATACAAAACTCTTTACTTGAAGGCGAATTAACAGTTAGTAAGTTTGAAAAACTTAAAAGTGAAGTCAGAAAAGCAATAAACGAAGAGGAAGATTCTGTATTATTCTATGTATTCTCACAGATTCAACAAGTTGAAAAACAACACCTTGGACAAAATAAAAAAATTGACATTTTAATTTAA